CCCTTGCATGTGGGCATTAACGACAGGAACAGGCAGAACCAGCTATGTCTGAAAGCTGATTacggaaattcaaaatttatgtaCTCCAATCTTGATGATAAGGGATTTCCTGAACTACGGTACACGATCTGCGACACTGACAACATCAAACAGATTCAGGAATATGCCATGGACAGGTATTACAAATCTCCAGAGAGCCAACCAGACGAGACAATGATCAAGTTTCCAATCTGGTCTGTGAAGTCGTACTTCAATGAAGTTGTCAACCAGACTGAGGTGCTGAGAGTTGCTGAGGAAATAAAAGACCATGATTTCAACAGAAGTCACATTGTGATTGATGAGAAACACTCCAGGTATTACGgtgattttgaatttgactctGAAAAATTTCCTGACCCCAAAGCCATGATTGATGAGCTTCATGAAATGGGATACAGAGTGACGTTAAACGCGAGCCCCTTCATCGATATAAATTCACACTACATATATAGGGGTATGCACAGAGAGTATTGGATAAGGTACGGAGTTGGAGATGTTCCTGGCTTAGTTTTATGGCGGGAGGGCAGTGTTGGATTCATGTTGGATTTGACAAATGACAGAGCCCTTACTTGGTATCAAAAGGAactgaaaaatttacaattcaaGTATGGAGTCGATGCCTTCAAGTTTATCGGTGGAGAAGCAGCATATCTTCCAGGCAATTATGTCACTCACAGacaaaaatcaattaaaaaCCCACTGATGTACAGCCATCGCCTTGTGGAGATGGCTCTTGAGTTTGGACCGGAGACCCAGATTGGGGTCGGCCACAGCACGCAAGCAGTCCCGCTGTTTATCAGAATGGGAGAAAAAAGTTCTGGATGGGGGTACAATAATGGCATCAAAGCTATCATACCCACTGTCCTCCAATATGGATTAATAGGCTATCCATATGTAATCCCGGCACCGATTGGGGGAAAtccatatttgaatgaaatgaaTCTGGCTACTGAAACAGCAGGGTTGCCAGATAGGGAACTGTATATCCGGTGGCTGGAATTGGTCGCATATCTACCAGTCATGGAATTTACAACCCTTCCATGGAAGTATGATGCCGAGGTGGTGGAAATAGCCCACAAGATGGTGAAAATCCATGAGCTCAGGGTAGCACCATTAATCACAAGTCTGATCAGAGATTCAGTGCAAATTGGTAAGTAGGTAATTTTTGTCATGAGTCTCCTCCATTCTGATAACAACTTTAGGTAACAGGCTTTTATGAAAGTATTACGCTCTTTCTAGACAAATGG
This is a stretch of genomic DNA from Ptychodera flava strain L36383 chromosome 21, AS_Pfla_20210202, whole genome shotgun sequence. It encodes these proteins:
- the LOC139121821 gene encoding myogenesis-regulating glycosidase-like; this encodes MFGINCSKKTQQIFVGLLITLLIIGILAWYYVSQHAHVIVLNLGPLELNGRLRMLSVDDRQGDGKLEIHVGQQLTVTAIPLHCDGVGGRMNLCMEWMEDTVDLPSMKLARLKVDFNTIDTDARCYDVHWQALSHYFVPEDCISFGQDHWYGGAPLYQQRLTLEKSHSCMQPYITGDLWSKRNGYGSVVERIWMSSGGMMISVPDDSVPLHVGINDRNRQNQLCLKADYGNSKFMYSNLDDKGFPELRYTICDTDNIKQIQEYAMDRYYKSPESQPDETMIKFPIWSVKSYFNEVVNQTEVLRVAEEIKDHDFNRSHIVIDEKHSRYYGDFEFDSEKFPDPKAMIDELHEMGYRVTLNASPFIDINSHYIYRGMHREYWIRYGVGDVPGLVLWREGSVGFMLDLTNDRALTWYQKELKNLQFKYGVDAFKFIGGEAAYLPGNYVTHRQKSIKNPLMYSHRLVEMALEFGPETQIGVGHSTQAVPLFIRMGEKSSGWGYNNGIKAIIPTVLQYGLIGYPYVIPAPIGGNPYLNEMNLATETAGLPDRELYIRWLELVAYLPVMEFTTLPWKYDAEVVEIAHKMVKIHELRVAPLITSLIRDSVQIGAPIIRPLWWIAPEDPQALLEDTEFLIGNNFLVAPVLERGQLKRDIYLPKLKEGRWKDSLYGKVYNGGQWYKDFPVALDAVATFSRVTGKENKLVEYVR